The genomic stretch AAGTATAAGGAAGATTAaattggagaaaggaaaaatgatcaaCAGGTAAGACGATTAAAATACttcctaaaattaaaatccaCCCTATTAAGTAAAAGGAAACTTTTCTTTAGATAAGCTGAATGTATGACTGGTtgtattaactgattttttttttaatttttatttatttatgatagtcacagagagagagagggagagaggcagagacataggcagagggagaagcaggctccatgcaccgggagcccgacgtgggattcgatcccaggtctccaggattgcaccctgggccaaaggcaggcgccaaaccgctgcgccacccagggatccctattaactgatttttaaagagattttatttgagacagagaaagaaagaacacacaaggaaaaggggaagggaagaggaagaagcagattccccactgagcagggagcccaatgtgggtttcgatcccaggaccctgagatcatgatctgaactgaagccAGGCggttaattgactgagccacccaggcacccttaactgatttttaatacaTCTCTGTTAATATATTACAAATGGTAAAAATGAACAATTAGATATTTTAGCCTGGACTTCAGCTTCTAGCATTATGATGGATTAGGTGTAATAATACTATTTTTGCAACATTGGTGGTTTCTTAAAAGGTAGACCTCATGAAAGGTCTTCAAGAAtccctccccactgtccccccaaaAGAcagccaaaaaaatttttttaagattttattttttttattttttatttttttgattttatttatttatgatagtcacacagagagagagagagagagagagaggcagagacataggcagagggagaagcaggctccatgcagggagcccaacgtgggactggatcccaggtctccaggatcacgccctgggctgaaggccacactaaaccgctaagccacaggGGCTTCCCAAGACAgccaaaaattaacaaaaaagggGATGTTGGCATAGAACTGCCTGCACAGGGAAGGGGCTGCATTGGCATTACAGAACCTGAATGTAGCTGTGAATTGGAAAACCGAGTCTTTTTCTCCAGCTAAGCAAGAGCATCCCAGGGCAGTTGAACTCGTTCCAGGTTGGTAACATTCCTGAGAATTTGCAAAAGTAGAAGTCAGTACTCCTTATAGAACTCCGGTCAATAGCAGGTAATGAGTTCAGATCAAAGACCACCACCGCAGAAGCAAGGACTATAAGTTAGAGTCCACAGAAAGAACAGTTAACAGATGTGACATCCCCACCTCCAGGACTTTAGGTCCTGCAATGGTTGGGTTCATAATGTACCATAATGTGCAAAATGTTGAGAGAAATAAAGGACATTATCTAAGTTAtcttttgctgtgtaacaaattacctcaaagCTTAGTGGCCtaaggagtacctgggtggctcagttggttaagggtctgccttcagctcaggtcatgatctcagggtcctgggatcgagccctacattgggctctctgctcagcagggaaactgcttctccctctgcctcctcccccttactcatgctctgtctctctcaaataaataaatacaataaaaaaaaaaaaacaccgtagtggcttaaaacaacactaaTTATTTCAGAGTTTCTATAGATCAGGAATCCAATTCTGATTTCACTGGCTCGTATGTTTGAGTCTCTCACTGGCTTCGATCAAAGCATCAGGCAGCCCTGTAATCATCTCAAGGCAGAACTGGAGAAGGATCTGCTTCTGTACTCTTGTAATCATTAGGAGGATTCAGTTCTTCATGGGCTGTAGGCCAGGGACTGTCCTCAATTCCAAGGACCACCCCTTTGGGTGCATCACAACATAGCATTGGCTATATCAGAACAAGCAAGACAGTACCgacagaagagaaaatgcaagCAAGATGGAAGTCATAATATTTATAActtaatctcagaagtgacatcccaCTGCTTCCGATAAATTCCATTGTTAAAAGCAAGCTACAGGTCCCATGCACACACCCGGAAAGAGAAAAGATACTGAGTAGCTGGAGGTGGAGATCACTGGGAATCATTTTAGAAGCAGCTTGCCACTAACACAATCATAAAGATCAGCCCATTATcaagaaaatatggagaaagagTAGGCAGATTTGggagaaattttatataattgttggggaaaaaaaacccaactcaatgggaaacttatttatttatttacttattaattattttatttatttattcattagatacacagagagaggcagagacacaggcagagagagaagcaggctccttgtaggcagcctgatctggggctcaatcccaggactccaggaccacaccctgggccaaatgcaggcactaaactgctgagccacccagcgatccccttGACCTTCCAGATCTATGCTGACTCCAGGTGGTTAGTGTCAGAAATGAATTGACTTGTAAGACATCCACTTGGTGTCCACAGAGAACTGGAGAATTGCTTGATATGGAAACcccacacatttggtgtcagaagtgtggtaaagaaagaaacaactttCCAGTAGGATGTACTTTAAGAAGGaggcaaatttaaaattatgttgaaaGGATGGTCTGAGAGGCAAgaaggaaatgggagagaaatGAATCATAAATACTTATGTAATTACAAATAAACActgcataaaataagaaaaatattcaatgaaagCATAAAAAAGTCATGAATGCAACATCTAATTGGTTATCTGGATGAAGTTTTACAGAGGTAAGCTGCTATATGCTCTTtgtattatttgagagagtgcttAAGATCTTGTTTAACTTTTTGCTAAATTAAACGTGTATGGTAAAATTTCAAGGgtaaccaataaaaataaaagagatgtgTTACAGTGTATATATTAGaaaccatgggatccctgggtggcacagtggtttggcgcctgcctttggcccagggtgcgatcttggagacccgggatcgaatcccacgtcgggctcccggtgcatggagcctgcttctccctctgcctgtgtctctgcccctttctctctctctctctgtgtgactatcataaataaataaagaaaaaaatatttaaaaaatagaaacgagggatccctgggtggcgcagcggtttggcgcctgcctttggcccagggcgcgatcctggagacccgggatcgaatcccacatcgggctcccagtgcatggagcctgcttctccctctgcctgtgtctctgcctctctctctctgtgactatcataaattaaaaaaataaaaataaaaaaataaaaaataaaaaaatagaaaccagaagagcGAGGAAAAAATGGTTTGAGGAAATGAATAATAATCCAGAAAAAGataggaaagcagaaaaaaaaaaaaaaacatgaaacaggcaggacagtaataaaaaaaaaagacagttgaaACACATCCAAATATCTCAGTAGtcatcataataaatataaatgtaccaAAGAAAAACTCATAGAACccagaaagaaattaatattttacttttttttttttttttttaatttacgatagtcacagagagagagagagagagaggcagagacacaggcagagggagaagcaggctccatgcaccgggagcccgatgtgggattcgatcccgggtctccaggatcgcgccctgggccaaaggcaggcgccaaaccgctgcgccacccagggatccctattttacttcatttaaaaaatatttatttatttgagagagagagagattgcttGTGCGGagtgaggcagaggaagagagagaacctcaagcaggcttcacactgaaCCCAGAGCCCCACAGGGGACTGtatcccacaacactgagatcaccacccaagctgaaatcaagagtcagatgcccaatcaattgaaccacccaggcacccttgcctcatttttttttttttaagtaatctctacacccaatatggtgCTCAAACTCACgatcccaaaatcaagagctgtatgctcctccgactgagccagctacgCACTTCCATACTTAATTCactatgttatgtatattttattcctCTAAAAGTTGATGCAATTTAGTGTGTAGATAAATGTCTTAATATTATGAGCTATTAGAAATCAAatttagaggggtgcctgggttgctcagtctatcaagcatctgactctggattttggctcagatcatcatctcctTGATCTCAAGGAAATCAAGTCCCTTGTccggctctgggctcagcagggactctgtttgggattctttccctctgctgtgctctctaaaataaataaatcaatatttaaaaaaaaatcaagtctacAATGCAGGCAAAATATGTCTGAAAGGAAGTGTTTTTTAACACTactatatattttgcaaatacatTTGGGTGAATGGAGGCTACTGTtctcacaaaagagaaaagttcTAGCTGATTAAAATTGTAACTAAATGAAATTTTACTTTATCAGTTTAAACGCACAGAGGAAAGAAGCTAACGTATGTCAATCCAGGATCAGCTAAATTGATTTTGTTACATCCATAACGTTgattataaaaagatatttttttttaaacgacGTCTCTTTATATGGTCTTATGAGAAAAAGTTTGAAGGCAACGTTGTCACAGTGAACATATTTGCCAAATTTGTGAATACTGGGTATTAAACTGTCAACTTTTTGTTTCGGGAAAGGACTTGGGGGAGGAGCATTTTCACGTTCGGCATGCTGCACCAACATGTATAAATTTACTGCAgaaatactcttatttttatggttctggaaaataaagcatttcatctttctttttcctaataacaaaaacaaccatCTCTTTTGGTGGTTACTAGGCAACGTTGGCCGGACCAAACCATCCGCAAGGGTGAAGGGGGAGACGGTATTTCTCTCGGTTTTGCTGGCGAGTCGACAGGCGGCCATCTTTGAACCGGGAACGGCTCTTACAGTCTGAGACGGAATGTGGTCGCTAGGCAACGCCTCGGCGCCGCCACCATCTTTGGAGCACAGctatttataaatttagaaaGTGAGATATCCTAGCCTACCTGATGCTTGCTAGACAACGCCTTGGCGCTGTCACTACCTTAAAACCGGgcttttcattctcctttttaaataaatggaatcaaaccATTTCAAAGAGAAATTACGAAAGTCTACAAGAACTACGGGCGCCATCTTTGTTAGGGGCATTTGACTTCCGGTTGAAGAGGAAGAGAACCTAACAGCTTGGGGGAGGTGCTAGAATAAAGACCTAGGGATGGTTTGAGTTGGATGAAGAAGGCGGGAAGTCCACTTCTCTTCCAATCAGCTCCCCATCTCGCCCTTTGGCAGCTTGGGACGGCCGACCGGTAGCCCGACTTAGTGTGACTACGGTCATGCCCCAAAGTGGTCACTGACTGCCCCCACGAGGGGACTGGAGGGGGTTCCAGATGGGCGAAGAAGGGACGGAGGGCACCGTGCATCTACTTTGCCTCGCGGCCTCCAGCGGAGTCCCCTTGTTCTGCAGAAGCAGCCGCggcggcgcccccgcccgccaGCAGGTGGGGCCCTAGATGCCTGGATCTCCAAAATAGAAGGCGGCTAGGCACGTCCTCTCTGGGTCTTCAAGGGAGTAGGGTCTGGAGAAGTTTCAGAGTTGAGTTTAGAGAGTCAAGGGTGCAATGAATGGACTAATAATCCTGGTTCCCAGAAGAGGTGGGGCCAGGGGATCCGGaaagaggagggggcgggggccctGGACACTTGGGTCTCAAGGTGGAGGGGATTGGGGGCTCCTGTCTGATGTCCCCAACCTTTCCCCAGCTCCCGTTCTCTGTCATCGGTTCTCTCAATGGAGTCCACATGTTTGGGCAGAATCTCGAGGTGCAGCTGAGTTCTGCAAGGACGGAGGACACCACCGTGGTGTGGAAAAGCTTCCATGACAGGTCTCCAAGCGGTATctctgggggcagggacagggcctgGGCCACGGCCCCTGTTGAGCCCCTAGCCCTACCAGCTCTCCAAGGCCAGCTGTGTACTTCACTGTGGAATCTTCCACAAGCCAGTTACCCTCTCTGACCCCTGAGTTTCTCTGTATGAGAAGCAGGTTGTGCTGGCTGGCACAGGATGGAGCTAGCATCCAGGAGCAAAGGCAGACTCTGCTCTCCTCATGGCCCTGTTTCCTTGGCCTGGACTCATTCTTCCTTCTCACCTTCCTTTCTCACAGCATCACCCTCATTGTTCTGTCATCTGAGGAGGGCACCTCGGAGCTGAGGCTGGAGAGACTACTCCAGATGGTGTTTGGGGCCATGGTGAGACTCCCCAGGCCTCTTCCCCAAACCCAGAAATCTGAGCTCTCAGGAAGGTCCTCCCTCACATCAGGAGTCCAGatccccagcccctcctctctTATTTGGTTCTTCTAGGTTCTTCTTGTAGGACTTGAAGAACTAACCAATATCCGCAACGTAGAGAGACTGAAGAAGGAGTTGAGGGTGAGGCTGCTGGACAGGAGCATGGAAGTTAGGATTCCAGATCACTGACATTTGGAACTACAGAtcccagcagcccctggggcAGCCTGGTCTTTTGACCCTAGAACCGGGCTCAGCAGGGCTAGTTTTCTGAAGGGGAGGCAGCAGATCTGGGGTCCACCTGGGTCCTAAGctcatccctccttcccccctgccAGGCCAGTTACCGCCTCATTGACAGTTTCCTGGGGGACTCGGAGCTCATTGGGGATCTGACCCAGTGTGTGGACTGCGTGGTTCCTCCAGAGGGGTCTCTTCTGCAGGTACTGAGGATGCACTGGGAACCCTTAAACCTGTCACTGTGGCCCTGGCTCAGTCCTCATCCTCTTACCCCTGGACCGTTGCCTCAACCTTTTCTCATCCTTTTGGCTTCTGTTCTAACCCCCACTTGGCCTAAGAGGGGTTTTTCTACACAAAGAGCTTACCCCACCACCTCTCCCCAGCTCACAGCCATCCCATGGCTTCCATCACTCCCAGGACAAGCTCCCGATGCCTCAGCCTCGTGTTTGAGGacctgtggaatctgaaaccCACCAATGTGCTCACCCTGACATCTGCTAACTCCACAATCCACCTTCCCCCAGCTGCCTCAGGGGTCCCCCCGATCCCAACAGCTTCCCAACTTCCTTGCTTTggcacatgctgttccttttgCTGGTGAATTTCCATCTGTGCTTCCTTAAATGTGGTTCTATTTGATTCCCCTGGCATGCAGGCCTCCCATGGTGTGACTAGGTGCAGGTGATTTGACCTCTCCAAGCAGGAGAAGGTGGCTGATTGCACCTTCTTGAGACATAGTAGGATTCAATACACCACACCTGTGTCTGTTGTGATTTTCTGCTTCAGTACCACGTGTCATGTTAGGGAGCAGCCACCCTACTGTTTAATTTAGTGTGACTTGGGGATTGTACTTGCATGTGAAAGTGAAGGAGGGTGAGGCACATGAGCATGCCACTAGGCAAGCTCTGAATTGTATGTGGGTCTCTTCACACTCCTCGCCCACCTGCGAAGTCATTCCCGCCCCTGCTCATGTCTCCTCACCCAGGAAGCCCTCGCTGGGTTCACCGAAGCGGTGGGCACGGCCTTTGGCTGCCTGGTCGTGTCGGGCCGGGTGGTGGCAGCAACAGAGAGCTGGTGGCGGCTGGGGACGCCGGAGGCTGTGTTGCTCCCCTGGCTGGTGGGGTCCCTGCCACCTCAGGCCGCTCGCGACTACCCGGTGTACCTGCCGCACGGGAGTCCCACGGTGAGTTGGGGGGCGGGGCGTCGGGGACAGGTGGGACGCGAGGAGGCGGGGCTCcagtgggaggggcggggctccggTGGGGAGGGGCGGAGCTGCGGCCACCCCTTGCGGCTCCCCGCTTCAGGTCCCGCACCGGCTTCTGACCCTGACGCTGCTGCCGGGCCTGGAGCTGTGTCTGCTCTGCGGGCCGCGCCCTCCCCTCAGCCAGCTGGATCCACAGGTCAGTCTGCGCCATGTCCCCGCTTTTCCCCTCTAACGCCCTTGGCCCGCCAgtccaccccctctccccccaccttgcCCTGCAGGCGCCATCTGCTCTGGGCCCACCCctcgccggccccgcccctccagtaGGCCCCACCTCCTTGGACCCGGTTCCATTCCCGTTCCCGTCTGCGTTCTCGAATCCCGTTCCTCCGGGCTTGGCCCTTTCCTTGGTCCTCTCTGCTCCCCTATCTTCGTgggcccctcctctccctggccaCGCCCCTTCCCTAGTACCcgcccctgccctcacccacccGCCTGGCCTCAGCTTCTGGACCGCTGGTGGCAGCCAGTGCTAGACCTGCTGCGGGCCTGCGTGCCGCTGGGACCCCGAACGCTGCCCGCTGGCTTCCCCCTGCACGTGGACATCCTCGGGTAGGGCTCGGACGGGGGCGTGGGTTGGGGGGGCCTCATCCCCTCTGCCCTGGCCATGACCCCACCTCCTTTGTCACAGGCTACTGCTTCTCCACCTGGAACTGAAACGTTGCCTCTTCACGGTGGAACCTTCTGGGGATCAAGGTGACTGAGGAGGACGAGGCTGGGAGGGGCTTGTGCCCAGGAGGGGCTATCTGTCACCCTCTTTTTCCGGTCCAGAGCCTTCTCCTGAGCAGCGTCGGCGCCTCCTGCGCTCTTTCTACACCTTGGTCACCGCCACGCACTTTCCACCAGGTCAGCGGCAGATAGTGTGCCCTCTTTGCACATGTTAGGACTGAGTCTCAGATCACACAGGGAGGACGGGGCATCCACACTGATGCAGAGGGCAGGGAGGTCCCAGCCTAGAAACGCACAATCTACTGGGCAATGCCTAACAGTTAACCCTGGGATTTAATCTCTCGCCAAGTGCTTATATACATAATGACTCACTTCATCATCATAGGTCAGGTGAGGGATGGCTCGCTATATCATCATTCTGAtactacagatgaagaaactgaggctcacttAGTAAGCAGCAGGGAGCCATGATTCACAGTCAGCCTGGTTCTCATGTCCACACTCCATTGTACTGCTGCAAGTATAGACTTTGCCAACAATATGCCCCTCAGGGTGAA from Canis lupus dingo isolate Sandy chromosome 1, ASM325472v2, whole genome shotgun sequence encodes the following:
- the FUZ gene encoding protein fuzzy homolog isoform X1 is translated as MGEEGTEGTVHLLCLAASSGVPLFCRSSRGGAPARQQLPFSVIGSLNGVHMFGQNLEVQLSSARTEDTTVVWKSFHDSITLIVLSSEEGTSELRLERLLQMVFGAMVLLVGLEELTNIRNVERLKKELRASYRLIDSFLGDSELIGDLTQCVDCVVPPEGSLLQEALAGFTEAVGTAFGCLVVSGRVVAATESWWRLGTPEAVLLPWLVGSLPPQAARDYPVYLPHGSPTVPHRLLTLTLLPGLELCLLCGPRPPLSQLDPQLLDRWWQPVLDLLRACVPLGPRTLPAGFPLHVDILGLLLLHLELKRCLFTVEPSGDQEPSPEQRRRLLRSFYTLVTATHFPPEPGAPEEKVEDAVQRTQVPRACYLVSGPEEPGTGWRLVALQLGPRRLLLLLSPQSPTHGLRGLATHTLHALTPLL
- the FUZ gene encoding protein fuzzy homolog isoform X3, with translation MGEEGTEGTVHLLCLAASSGVPLFCRSSRGGAPARQQLPFSVIGSLNGVHMFGQNLEVQLSSARTEDTTVVWKSFHDSITLIVLSSEEGTSELRLERLLQMVFGAMASYRLIDSFLGDSELIGDLTQCVDCVVPPEGSLLQEALAGFTEAVGTAFGCLVVSGRVVAATESWWRLGTPEAVLLPWLVGSLPPQAARDYPVYLPHGSPTVPHRLLTLTLLPGLELCLLCGPRPPLSQLDPQLLDRWWQPVLDLLRACVPLGPRTLPAGFPLHVDILGLLLLHLELKRCLFTVEPSGDQEPSPEQRRRLLRSFYTLVTATHFPPEPGAPEEKVEDAVQRTQVPRACYLVSGPEEPGTGWRLVALQLGPRRLLLLLSPQSPTHGLRGLATHTLHALTPLL
- the FUZ gene encoding protein fuzzy homolog isoform X2 — encoded protein: MGEEGTEGTVHLLCLAASSGVPLFCRSSRGGAPARQQLPFSVIGSLNGVHMFGQNLEVQLSSARTEDTTVVWKSFHDSITLIVLSSEEGTSELRLERLLQMVFGAMVLLVGLEELTNIRNVERLKKELRASYRLIDSFLGDSELIGDLTQCVDCVVPPEGSLLQEALAGFTEAVGTAFGCLVVSGRVVAATESWWRLGTPEAVLLPWLVGSLPPQAARDYPVYLPHGSPTVPHRLLTLTLLPGLELCLLCGPRPPLSQLDPQATASPPGTETLPLHGGTFWGSRAGGTRGEGGGCSPEDPGAKSLLPGVRARGARHGMAAGGSAVGATAVAAAAISPKSYPWAAGLGHPHSACPHPTPLTPGCEPLTQTQLLASLCLFAHNNTQPLDGERAGGATMGWGGRGGGAHFPGPSPLCA
- the FUZ gene encoding protein fuzzy homolog isoform X5: MGEEGTEGTVHLLCLAASSGVPLFCRSSRGGAPARQQLPFSVIGSLNGVHMFGQNLEVQLSSARTEDTTVVWKSFHDSITLIVLSSEEGTSELRLERLLQMVFGAMVLLVGLEELTNIRNVERLKKELRASYRLIDSFLGDSELIGDLTQCVDCVVPPEGSLLQEALAGFTEAVGTAFGCLVVSGRVVAATESWWRLGTPEAVLLPWLVGSLPPQAARDYPVYLPHGSPTVPHRLLTLTLLPGLELCLLCGPRPPLSQLDPQLLDRWWQPVLDLLRACVPLGPRTLPAGFPLHVDILGLLLLHLELKRCLFTVEPSGDQEPSPEQRRRLLRSFYTLVTATHFPPGQVRDGSLYHHSDTTDEETEAHLVSSREP
- the FUZ gene encoding protein fuzzy homolog isoform X4, whose protein sequence is MGEEGTEGTVHLLCLAASSGVPLFCRSSRGGAPARQQLPFSVIGSLNGVHMFGQNLEVQLSSARTEDTTVVWKSFHDSITLIVLSSEEGTSELRLERLLQMVFGAMVLLVGLEELTNIRNVERLKKELRASYRLIDSFLGDSELIGDLTQCVDCVVPPEGSLLQEALAGFTEAVGTAFGCLVVSGRVVAATESWWRLGTPEAVLLPWLVGSLPPQAARDYPVYLPHGSPTVPHRLLTLTLLPGLELCLLCGPRPPLSQLDPQLLDRWWQPVLDLLRACVPLGPRTLPAGFPLHVDILGLLLLHLELKRCLFTVEPSGDQEPGAPEEKVEDAVQRTQVPRACYLVSGPEEPGTGWRLVALQLGPRRLLLLLSPQSPTHGLRGLATHTLHALTPLL
- the FUZ gene encoding protein fuzzy homolog isoform X6, whose protein sequence is MFGQNLEVQLSSARTEDTTVVWKSFHDSITLIVLSSEEGTSELRLERLLQMVFGAMVLLVGLEELTNIRNVERLKKELRASYRLIDSFLGDSELIGDLTQCVDCVVPPEGSLLQEALAGFTEAVGTAFGCLVVSGRVVAATESWWRLGTPEAVLLPWLVGSLPPQAARDYPVYLPHGSPTVPHRLLTLTLLPGLELCLLCGPRPPLSQLDPQLLDRWWQPVLDLLRACVPLGPRTLPAGFPLHVDILGLLLLHLELKRCLFTVEPSGDQEPSPEQRRRLLRSFYTLVTATHFPPEPGAPEEKVEDAVQRTQVPRACYLVSGPEEPGTGWRLVALQLGPRRLLLLLSPQSPTHGLRGLATHTLHALTPLL